The Gemmatimonadaceae bacterium nucleotide sequence ACCGCTGCGGTGCGCCACGTCACGCGCCGCTCACCAATCCGCCAGCGTGGCGGCGTCGTCGGCGGTCGTCGAGGCAACGGGCACGGCGTCGCGCCGCTGTGGTGGCGCAGTGCGCGACGGACGTCCGCGTCCCACCCTGACGTGCGCCGCTGCACCCTCCGGCGCATGCCACCCCGTCTCGTCGTCCACGCCGGCCTGCGAAACCGCCACGGCGACGCCGGCATGCGCGGCATCGAGGCGGAATCGCCCAACCAGCGCCGCGAGGATCCCGGACATCGCTGACAGCTCTTCCGAGGCGGCCGCCGTCTCCTCGGCATTCGCCGCCGACGACGACGTGTAGCTGGCGACCGAGGCCGCCGCCGTGTCGATCGTCAGCAGGCCATCCGACTGCGTCGCCGTGGACGCCGCGATGTCATCCACCACGACGACCGCGCGGCCCGCGTGGGACTCGATGGCCTGCAGCACCGCCACGGCGGCGTCGCCCAGCTTCACGCCGCCCTGAACGCTCTTGACGGTCCCGTTGATCACGTCCTGCGACTCCTTGGCCGCCTCGGTTGCGCGCAGGGCCAGCGCCCGAACCTCTTCCGCCACGATCGCGAAGCCGGCGCCGGCCTCACCGGCCCGTGCCGCCTCCACTGCCGCATTCAGCGCGAGCAGGTTCGTCTGCGCGGCGATCTCCTCCATCTTCCGCGCGATCTTCTGTGTCTGCATCGTCCGGTCGTTGATCACGGCCAGGGCCGCCGACACCTCCAGCACCCGCTCGTTACCGGCCCGGGCTTCGCTGCGGGTGAGGGCCACCAGCGCGTTCAGTTCGTTCGTGCGGCCACGCACGTTGTCGCCGAGCGTGCGCTGTTCGGAGATGTCGCCGCTCATCGACTCCAGCAGGCCCGCCTGCTTGGTGGCGCCGTGGGCCTGGGCCTGTGCCGCGGTGGCGATCTCCTGGGCGGCGGCGTGGATGCCGTCGGATTCGCGGCGCACCTCGGACAGCGCGGCGGCCAGGTCGTCGATCGCGGAGTTGAGGCTCATGGCGAGGGCCGCATGGTCGCCCTCGTAGGTCCCCTGCATGCGGGTGCGCAGGTCGCGCTGGGCCAGCCGGCCAAGCACGTCACGGGCCTCGCGCACCGGCGCGGCGCCGGCTTCGAGCGTGGCATTCACGCCCGAGACGAGGGCACGGAAGGCGCCGTCGAAGCGCTGCGCATTGCCGCGCTCGTCGAGCTGGCCAGCCTGCGCCGCGGTCGAGAGCTGCTGCATCTCCTGCACCAGTGCGTCGAGCGTGTCACGCATGGAGATGAACGAGCGCGTCAGCACGTCCTGCTCTGAGCGGCATGCGATCGACACACCTGTGTTGCCGGCGGCGATGCTGTTGGCGGTGGCGGCCAGCGACTGCT carries:
- a CDS encoding HAMP domain-containing protein codes for the protein MKFSNWPIARKLALLCLAFGIVPLAIASILTLQRSAAAIRERAADGIQKTAGHVADKIDRNLFERYGDVQAFGFNDVVEDRTQWYRVGAAGNRIVDRTNAYVAAYGMYVLSTLVDSDGRVIAVNDRDAAGKPVASEPIYAQNYRDAMWFKSCMAGRFSTHMQFSATSNASATGTVITPAAPDADVLRIYGPGAANVIGFAAPLRNRAGEAIGCWRNLATVSLVTAMLGDAARDLAETGYPGATLLVVDSTGRKLAQGGRDLADSVLGVERGPGGSLLLLQRGESGHRDATIAGKAMAVGYAHLRGALGYPGMNWGVIISVPRDEIDAAANVGGLRLTVLALGLGVACVIVIIALRIGNAVARPIAQMASIAQDVAVGRLDREAPVSSEDEIGRMGTSLNAIVTAQQSLAATANSIAAGNTGVSIACRSEQDVLTRSFISMRDTLDALVQEMQQLSTAAQAGQLDERGNAQRFDGAFRALVSGVNATLEAGAAPVREARDVLGRLAQRDLRTRMQGTYEGDHAALAMSLNSAIDDLAAALSEVRRESDGIHAAAQEIATAAQAQAHGATKQAGLLESMSGDISEQRTLGDNVRGRTNELNALVALTRSEARAGNERVLEVSAALAVINDRTMQTQKIARKMEEIAAQTNLLALNAAVEAARAGEAGAGFAIVAEEVRALALRATEAAKESQDVINGTVKSVQGGVKLGDAAVAVLQAIESHAGRAVVVVDDIAASTATQSDGLLTIDTAAASVASYTSSSAANAEETAAASEELSAMSGILAALVGRFRLDAAHAGVAVAVSQAGVDDETGWHAPEGAAAHVRVGRGRPSRTAPPQRRDAVPVASTTADDAATLADW